One part of the Ursus arctos isolate Adak ecotype North America unplaced genomic scaffold, UrsArc2.0 scaffold_16, whole genome shotgun sequence genome encodes these proteins:
- the VPS16 gene encoding vacuolar protein sorting-associated protein 16 homolog, giving the protein MDCYTANWNPLGDSAFYRKYELYSMDWDLKEELRDCLVAAAPYGGPIALLRNPWRKEKAASVRPVLEIYSASGLPLASLLWKSGPVVSLGWSAEEELLCVQEDGVVLVYGLHGDFRRHFSMGNEVLQNRVLDARIFHTEFGSGVAILTGAHRFTLSANVGDLKLRRMPEVPGLQSAPSCWTALCQDRVAHILLAVGPDLYLLDHAACSAVTPPGLAPGVSSFLQMAVSFTYRHLALFTDTGYIWMGTASLKEKLCEFNCNIRAPPKQMVWCSRPRSKERAVVVAWERRLMVVGDAPESIQFVLDEDSYLVPELDGVRIFSRSTHEFLHEVPVASEEIFKIASMAPGALLLEAQKEYEKESQKADEYLREIQELGQLTQAVQQCIEAAGHEHRPDMQKSLLRAASFGKCFLDRFPPDSFVRMCQDLRVLNAIRDYHIGIPLTYSQYKQLTIQVLLDRLVLRRLYPLAIQICEYLRLPEVQGVSRILAHWACYKVQQKDVSDEDVARAINQKLGDTPGVSYSDIAARAYGCGRTELAIKLLEYEPRSGEQVPLLLKMKRSKLALSKAIESGDTDLVFTVLLHLKNELNRGDFFMTLRNQPMALSLYRQFCKHQELETLKDLYNQDDNHQELGSFHVRASYAAEERIEGRVAALQTAADAFYKAKNEFAAKATEDQMRLLRLQRRLEDELGGRFVDLSLHDTVTTLVLGGHSKRAEQLARDFRIPDKRLWWLKLTALADLEDWEELEKFSKSKKSPIGYLPFVEICMKQHNKYEAKKYASRVGPEQKVKALLLVGDVAQAADVAIEHRNEAELTLVLSHCTGATDAATADKIQRTRAQAQKK; this is encoded by the exons GAAATATGAGCTGTACAGCATGGACTGGGACCTGAAGGAGGAGCTCAGGGACTGCCTGGTAGCCGCTGCTCCCTATGGGGGCCCCATTG CACTGTTGAGGAACCCGTGGCGGAAGGAGAAGGCGGCCAGTGTACGGCCAGTGCTTGAGATCTATTCTGCCTCCGGCCTGCCTCTGGCCAGTCTGCTG TGGAAGAGCGGGCCCGTGGTGTCCCTAGGCTGGTCAGCTGAGGAGGAGCTGCTCTGCGTGCAGGAGGATGGTGTAGTGCTGGTTTACGGGCTTCATGGCGACTTCCGGAGACACTTCAGCATGGGCAAT GAGGTGCTGCAGAACCGGGTTCTAGACGCACGGATCTTCCACACTGAGTTTGGTTCAGGGGTGGCCATCCTTACTGGGGCCCACCGCTTTACCCTCAGTGCCAATGTGGGTGATCTCAAACTTCGCCGGATGCCAGAGGTGCCAG GTCTGCAGAGTGCACCCTCGTGCTGGACCGCACTGTGCCAGGACCGAGTTGCACACATTCTTCTGGCTGTGGGGCCTGATCTTTACCTTCTCGACCATGCAGCCTGCTCGGCAGTG ACGccccctggcctggcccctggAGTGAGCAGCTTCCTGCAGATGGCGGTCTCCTTCACCTACCGACACCTGGCACTCTTCACAGACACGGGCTACATCTGGATGGGGACGGCGTCACTCAAG GAGAAGCTGTGTGAGTTCAACTGCAACATCCGGGCCCCCCCGAAGCAGATGGTCTG GTGCAGCCGTCCTCGCAGCAAAGAGAGGGCTGTCGTGGTGGCCTGGGAGAGGCGGCTGATGGTGGTGGGTGACGCACCTGAGAGCATCCA GTTTGTGCTGGACGAAGACTCCTACCTGGTACCTGAGCTGGATGGGGTCCGCATCTTCTCTCGTAGCACCCACGAGTTCCTGCATGAGGTTCCAG TGGCCAGTGAGGAGATCTTCAAAATTGCCTCGATGGCCCCTGGAGCACTATTGTTGGAGGCCCAGAAAGAGTACGAG AAGGAGAGCCAGAAGGCAGATGAGTACCTCCGGGAGATCCAGGAGCTGGGGCAGCTGACCCAGGCTGTGCAGCAGTGCATTGAGGCTGCGGGACACGAGCACCGGCCAGACATGCAGAAGAGTCTGCTCAGG GCGGCCTCCTTTGGAAAGTGTTTCCTCGACAGATTTCCACCTGACAGCTTCGTACGCATGTGTCAGGACCTGCGTGTGCTCAATGCCATTCGGGACTACCACATCGGGATCCCCCTCACTTACAGCCA ATATAAGCAGCTCACCATCCAGGTGTTGCTGGACAG GCTGGTGTTGCGGAGGCTTTACCCTCTGGCGATCCAGATCTGTGAGTACCTGCGCCTTCCTGAAGTGCAGGGCGTCAGCAGGATCCTGGCCCACTGGGCCTGCTACAAG GTGCAACAGAAGGATGTGTCCGACGAGGATGTTGCTCGGGCCATTAACCAGAAGCTGGGGGACACGCCAGGTGTCTCTTACTCTGACATTGCTGCGCGGGCCTATGGCTGTGGCCGCACAGAGCTGGCCATCAAG ctgCTGGAGTATGAGCCACGCTCTGGGGAGCAGGTACCCCTTCTCCTAAAGATGAAGAGAAGCAAACTGGCACTGAGCAAGGCCATCGAGAGTGGGGACACTGATCTGG TGTTCACGGTGTTACTGCACCTGAAGAATGAGCTAAACCGGGGAGATTTTTTCATGACTCTTCGGAACCAGCCCATGGCCCTGAGTTTGTACCGACAG TTCTGTAAACATCAAGAGCTAGAGACACTGAAGGACCTTTACAACCAGGATGACAACCACCAGGAGCTGGGCAGCTTCCACGTCCGAGCCAGCTATGCTGCAGAGGAG CGTATCGAGGGGCGAGTCGCAGCTCTGCAGACGGCAGCTGATGCCTTCTACAAGGCCAAGAATGAGTTCGCAGCCAAG GCCACGGAGGATCAAATGCGGCTCCTGCGGCTGCAGCGGCGCCTGGAAGACGAGCTGGGGGGCCGTTTCGTGGACCTGTCTCTGCACGACACGGTTACCACCCTCGTCCTCGGTGGCCACAGCAAGCGTGCAGAGCAGCTGGCACGTGACTTCCGCATTCCGGACAAGAG GCTCTGGTGGCTGAAGCTGACTGCCCTGGCAGATCTGGAAGACTGGGAGGAGCTAGAGAAGTTTTCTAAGAGCAAGAAATCGCCCATTGGCTACCTG CCCTTTGTTGAGATCTGCATGAAGCAACACAACAAATATGAGGCCAAGAAGTATGCCTCCCGCGTGGGTCCTGAGCAGAAGGTCAAGGCCTTGCTTCTCGTTGG GGATGTGGCTCAGGCCGCAGACGTGGCCATTGAGCACCGGAATGAAGCAGAGCTGACCCTCGTATTGTCCCACTGCACTGGAGCCACAGATGCGGCCACGGCCGACAAGATTCAGCGGACTAGGGCACAAGCCCAGAAGAAGTGA